The sequence below is a genomic window from Blastopirellula retiformator.
AATGCGATCTTTCCCGACGTCGGTCTGACCCGCGATGATATCCAGCAGCACTATTGCGGCGTCCGTCCGTTGCCCGCCGCAGGCGAAGGGGCGACTTCGTCGATCACCCGCAGCCATGTCGTTCACCGACACAGCGGATCGCCGTTTCCGCTCTACTCAATCATTGGCGGCAAATTGACGACCTGCCGCTCGTTGGCCGAAGGCGTGGTAAAGGCGGTGCTGCCCGATCTTGGTCACGAAGTCGCCCGCAACTCGCGTGAACGTCCACTGCCGCCGCCCAATTTTGGCGAAACTCCGGCCGACGCGCCGCTGTTGCCGGACCTTGACGTTCCGATTGCCCACGCGTCGTATGCAATCGAGCATCTGGCGGCCAAAACGCTCGCCGATCTGGTCGAACGCCGGCTGATGATCGTCTTTGATCCCAAACTATCGCGTTCCTGCTTACGCGTGCTGGCCGAACAATTGGCGACCGCCGGTTGGTTGGATCAAGCGCAGATCGACGCCGAGGTCGACCACTACGTCCATCGCTTGCAAGAACGTTACGGCAAACGAGTCTCCTGACGCCCCGAGAGAGAAACGCCCGTGCAACAATACATCCTCGCCTTCGATCAAGGGACGACGTCGAGCCGCTCGATCGTCTTTGATCACAACGGCAAGATCGTTGGGCGAAGCCAACAAGAGTTTCGCCAAATTCTGCCTACGCCGGGGCATGTCGAACATGACCCGGAAGACATCTGGCGCACACAGATCGAAACGGCCCAAGCCGCCATCGCCGCCGCTCAAGTCGAAATCGAGCAGATCGCCGCCATCGGCGTCACCAATCAGCGCGAGACGACGCTGCTGTGGGAGCGGGCCACCGGCAAACCGGTCGCCAACGCCATCGTCTGGCAAAGCCGGATCTCGACGCCGATCTGCCACCAGCTTTCGCACGATGGGCATGGCGCCACGATCCGTGAGCGATCGGGCTTGATTATTGATCCCTACTTCGCCGGCACCAAGATTCGCTATTTGCTCGACTCCGATCCAACCCTGCGTCGCCGCGCCGAAGCGGGCGAGCTTTGCTTCGGCACGGTCGACTCGTACCTGCTGTGGCGGATGACCGGCGGCAAGTTGCATGTCACCGACGTGACCAACGCCAGCCGCACGATGCTGATGAATATCCATACGCTGCAGTGGGATCCAGAGCTGCTCGAGATCCTCGACGTTCCCGCTGCGATCTTGCCTGAGATCCGCAGCAGCAGCGAAGTCTACGGCATGTGCGACGCATCGCTGCTGGGACGCGAAATCCCGATCGCTGGTATCGCCGGCGATCAGCAAGCGGCGACCTTCGGGCAGACCTGCTTTGAGGTCGGCAGCGCGAAGAACACTTACGGAACCGGCGCCTTCCTGCTGATGAACGTCGGGCACGAGCCGATCTTGTCAGACAACAATCTGCTGACGACCGTCGGCTGGAAAGTGGGAGATCAGACGACCTACTGCCTGGAGGGATCGGTCTTTGTGGCCGGAGCGGTCGTCCAGTGGCTCCGCGATGGCCTGGGCGTGATCGAAAACTCCAGCGACGTCGAAAAACTAGCGAACTCGGTCGAAGACAATGACGGCGTCTATTTTGTCCCTGCGTTTGTGGGACTTGGCGCACCCTATTGGGATCCACGAGCCCGCGGCACAATTATTGGCCTGACGCGCGGCACAACGGCTGGGCACATCGCCAAAGCGGCGATCGAGTCAATGGCCTACCAGACGCGCGATCTGGTCGAAGCGATGCAGCGCGACGCTGGCGTTGCGCTGGCGCAACTGCAGGTCGATGGCGGCGCCGCAGTCAATGACGAACTAATGCAGTTCCAAGCCGACTTGCTCGGTACAAAGGTCCGGCGGCCGCAGGTCTTTGAGACGACCGCGCTGGGTGCGGCTTATCTCGCTGGACTGGCAGTCGGCTATTGGGACGACTT
It includes:
- the glpK gene encoding glycerol kinase GlpK; its protein translation is MQQYILAFDQGTTSSRSIVFDHNGKIVGRSQQEFRQILPTPGHVEHDPEDIWRTQIETAQAAIAAAQVEIEQIAAIGVTNQRETTLLWERATGKPVANAIVWQSRISTPICHQLSHDGHGATIRERSGLIIDPYFAGTKIRYLLDSDPTLRRRAEAGELCFGTVDSYLLWRMTGGKLHVTDVTNASRTMLMNIHTLQWDPELLEILDVPAAILPEIRSSSEVYGMCDASLLGREIPIAGIAGDQQAATFGQTCFEVGSAKNTYGTGAFLLMNVGHEPILSDNNLLTTVGWKVGDQTTYCLEGSVFVAGAVVQWLRDGLGVIENSSDVEKLANSVEDNDGVYFVPAFVGLGAPYWDPRARGTIIGLTRGTTAGHIAKAAIESMAYQTRDLVEAMQRDAGVALAQLQVDGGAAVNDELMQFQADLLGTKVRRPQVFETTALGAAYLAGLAVGYWDDFTALKRNWQLDREFDAADDRAEVERQYGQWLRAVGRSRDWAQEE